From Alloacidobacterium dinghuense:
CAGGTCTCGATGAAAACGAATACACTGCTCTGCAAGTTCGATTCTGAATAATGACATTGTGCTCACGCGCACTGTGAGATCGTCCCGCAATCCCACAAGTTTCCGTTGGAGGCTACGGTTGTCGCAAGGAATTCCGGCAAAGAAGGTGTACGACGTCTGCATCATTGGGTCTGGCGCAGGAGGTGGTACCGCCGCGAAGGTGCTGGCAGAGGGCGGATTGAACGTCGTGATGCTCGAGGCGGGTCCCACGCTCAATCCGGAGAAGGACTTCAAGGAGCACGTCTGGCCGTATGAATTGCCGCATCGTGGGGCAGATGTTGGCGGCAGAGCGCGCCACGAACTCAACACCGAGTTCATGTCGCCGAATGGCTTTTGGGAAATTGAAGGCGAGCCTTATACCACTGCTCCCGGCTCATCGTTTCGCTGGTTTCGATCGCGCATTGAGGGGGGCCGCACGAACCACTGGGGGCGTATTGCGTTGCGCTTTGGTCCTGCAGATTTCAAAGCTCGCTCCACTGACGGCATGGGCGATGACTGGCCGATTACCTATGAAGAGCTTGCGCCTTACTATGACAAGGTTGAGGCCTATATCGGTGTCTTTGGCTCGAAAGAAAATGTTCCGAATGCGCCGGACGGTGTGTTTCTTCCGCCACCCAAGCCGCGTTGCACCGAGACTCTGGTCAAGAAAGCCTGCGACCACCTGAACATTACTTGCATTCCGTCGCGGCTTGCCATTTTGACGCAGCCCGTGAATGGGCGCGCGGCGTGCCACTACTGCGCACAATGCGGCCGCGGATGCATAACAGCTTCCAACTTCAGTTCCAGCCAGGTGATGATTCCTCCTGCCCAGGCTACAGGCCGCTTCACGTTGATCCCGAACGCAATGGCGCGTGAGATCGTTCTGGGGAAGAACGGCAAAGCGGAAGGAGTCACTTATATCGACAAGACGACGCGCAGCGAAAATCAGGTCCGCGCTAGAGCTTTTGTTGTGGCGGCCAGCGCTTGTGAGACGGCGCGCCTTTTTCTTAACTCACGCTCGTCGAGTTTCCCCGATGGAATCGCGAATTCATCCGGCGTGGCGGGGCGGTACCTTACCGATTCGGTCGGCACGCATCTGGCGGGATATTTTCCCCAACTGGAGAAGGTGCCTGCGCACAATCATGACGGCGTGGGCGGGATGCACCTGTACATGCCATGGTGGCGGGTTGGGCAGAAGAATGATTTTCTGCGGGGGTATCACATCGAGTTTGGGGGCGGACGCCACATGCCGGGGGTCGGTGAGTTCGACGGCGTTTGTGCCGAGCATGAGGGCTACGGAGTCTCGTTGAAGCAGAAGTGCCGGAGCTCCTACGGCAATGTGATCGGATTCGCAGGCCGTGGCGAGATGATTCCCAATGAAAACAGCTACTGCGACATCGATCCCAACGTTGTGGATCGGTGGGGCATCCCCGTGCTGCGCTTCCATTGGCAATGGGGCGAAAACGAGTTGAAAATGGCTGCGCACATGCAGGAGACGTTCCGCTCCATCATCGAAACTGCCGGAGGGACGGTGCTTACCCCTCATAGAGATGCCAGCGACGAGGGACATGCGGCGGAGGAAAAGCCGGTGGTCGATCCTGCGCTGGTCGGCAAGAGCAGCATTTCCGAGGGAGGCACAATCATTCATGAACTCGGCACGGTGCGCATGGGGAACAATCTAAAGACATCGGTTCTGAACGAGAACTGCCAGGCGCACGAAGTTAAGAATCTGTTTGTTGCCGACGCAGCTCCCTTTGTGACGAATCCGGATAAGAACCCGACTTTGACGATCATGGCGCTATCGTGGCGGACCTCGGAGTATCTGCTCGATCAAGCCAAAAAAGGGGAGATTTAGAGACGGCCTATGTCTGGACACTCCATCTCACGGCGTAATGTTTTGAAATCACTGAGCATGGGAGCGGTAGCGGGTTCGGTGTTGCGCGTGATTCCGCTCGAAGCCGCCGAGTACGCTCACGGCATCATCGCGACAGAGAAGGCCGATGGCAAAACCGCCTACACGCCGAAATTCTTTCCGCCACAGCAATACAAGACGCTGGAGGCATTGTGCGGAACGATCTTTCCTGCCGATGCTGATTGCGGCGGCGCGGTTGAGGCTGGCGCTCCAGAGTTCATCGACCTGCTTACCAGCGAGAATCCTGAATATCAGCTGAAACTTGGCGGGGGCATCATGTGGCTTGATGCCACATGTGTCGACCGGTATGGCAAGGGCTATCTTGAATGCGATCCGCAACAACAGAAAGAGATACTCGACCGCATTGCTTACCGGAAGAACGCCTTATCGGATGCCAGCCTCAGCCAGGGGATTTCGTTCTTCGCTTTTCTTCGCGATCTCACTGCGGACGGATTTTTCACCAGCAAGATAGGAATCGAATATCTGGGCTATATTGGCAACACGTATTTGACAGAATTTCCTGGCTGCCCACCCGTTCCGGGTGTGTAATCCAGAAAATAGCTTTCATTAGCGAGATCGCAGGAATGTTTTTCGCATCACAAATCTGAAGGAGTTGGAAGGAATGATGAATTGTCTGCGGATGTTTACGGTGCCTCGCAATCTTATGATCGCGGCGCTTGGTGCTCTCGTATTCCTCACTGCTGGTCCGGCGGCTCGATCACAAACGGCTCCCTCCACCGATGCGGCGGGAACATTCAAGTCCAAGTGCGCAGTCTGCCATGGCGCAGATGGAGCAGGCACAGCCCTTGGAACGCGCATGCATGCACCGGATCTACGCAGCAAGGAAGTGCAGGACCAAACCCCCGAGGCATTGACGAAGGTTATTACCTCAGGAAAAAACAACATGCCTGCTTTTGGAAATCGGCTCGATAAGGACCAGATCCAAAAGCTGGTGGATTACGTGAAGACGCTCCACACAGATTCAGGCGCGAAGTAGAACAGCATGAAATGAATTCCGTGAAGGGCACGGGATCGCCGTGCCCTTTGCAGTCCGGTATCAGGCAGGTTGTATCTTGGTCCACACCCCGCCCGCAGCGTGACTCTTGAGCATCGCTTCCACCAAGCGAGTGGATCGATAGCCGTCGGCGAAGGTCGGCAGGAGCGCAGGCTTTGCGTCTGGTGCTGCCCCGCCGCGAACCCAATCATAAGCGTCGCGAATCAGGTTGAAGAATGCGTCCGACCACGCTTCCTGATGACCGCCCGGCAGGTGGACATAAGGCTGCACCTCCGGCAATACGAGCGAAGGATCTTTCATCATCACGCAGTTTGGTTTGTCCTGATGGCCGATCCACAGTTCGTTTTGCTCTTCCTGCCGCCACTTCAATGAAAGCTTTCTTCCATTGATCTCCAGTTGCACATCGTTCTTGTGACCCGGCAAAACCTGACCAACAGAGAAGCTGCCTCTCGTGCCATTCTCAAATCGCAGAAGGACGCTGGCCAGATCTTCCGCGCCAACCTGCACCGGCGTGCGCTCTCCGGAACTCTCTTTCGAAAATGCTTCTGCCGATGCGCTGGACGAGTAGCGGACGGGAATGACAGTTGTGAGATCGGCGAGAACGGAGTCGATCTTCAATCCGGAGACGTGCTCGGCAAGATCGCACCAGTGTGAGCCAATGTCGCCCAGAGCCGAGCTAACACCACCTTTTGTCGGATCGGATCGCCAGGAGAACACATTCGGATTGGTCATCCAGTCCTGAAGATAGAAGCCGTGGACGAAGCTCAAATCCCCAGCGTCTCCCTTCGCGATCATCAAGCGCGCCTGCTGTACAAGAGGATTTCCGCGATAGTTGAAGGTAACAACGTTTGCGACCTTCGCCGCGACAGCCGCTTCGTGTAACTGCCGTCCTTCATCGGCGTTGACCGCAAGCGGTTTGTCGGAGATCACATGCTTGCCGGCAGCAAGTGCCGCCATGATGACGGGGAAATGCAGATGATTGGGCGTCGTATTGTGGATGACGTGAATGTCCGGATCGGCTATCAATGCGCGGTAATCGTCGTAGGCACGCTCCACCTTGTAAGCACGAGCCTTTTGATCGACTGATTTTCGCGACGATCCAGCGATGGCGACAACATCCACATCGCCTAACCGTCGAACTGCGTCAATGTGATGGGCTCCAACGAAGCCCGGACCAACCAGACCCATTCCGATTTTTTTCATTTTGATGTTTTCTCTCTCAATGAGGACTGTATCTGATGGGTCGGCGTGCAAGTCAAGCCAGTTTCCGTTTGGATTGGGAACTGTGCGCCTTCCTGCGATGGTGCCTCACTGGAGGAGGAAGTTCGGCGGCCACTCGCCGCTCCGCTGCGGGCGGGTCGTCAAGGTACTCGGGGTCAAACATAGCGATGACGCTCGTGGCGCGACTCGTGTACTGATGGGCCCACTGGCTTTCAATCAGCGTGCGCTGCACTGTCTTCCAGTGAGCGTCCTCGGGTGCGATGGTGGCTGGCGGCTCGGCGGTTTGCAGAGTGCTGTCATTAATAGCACTGAGGAACTGAACAAATTCCTCAAGATTCACGCCCATTTGAAAGACCAATTGACTGAGTGCCATCTGCTGTGGCCCGGTAAGCTGATCGAAGTCACGGCAATAGGCCCTCGCATTCTGAACGGCCTGAATCGAAGAGATACGCAGCAGCCGGGTTGCCTCTACGTTCGTTAACTCGGGCGTCAGCGTGTGCATCCTGATCTTTCTACGATATTTTTTCTTCTTCCATGCATTCAGATCGCGGTTGAAGCGGTCGAGTATTGTCTGCAGCTGATCCGAATCAAGTCCTGCAGCCTGCCAAAGCTGCGCTGAAGACGGTTCGATGAACGGATGCGGATTGAGCGGGTCGAGCTGGGGATGCTCGGTTGCCGGGACGTCGAGGCCGAAGCCCGCGCCAATGAGCGGCCTGCTTGTTTTTGGATCGGGATAGGCTGCAAGCACCCATCCTTCGTGTCTGGTGTCGCGGAGGGTGTCCATCAAAGTCTGCAATGAGAACTTGATATCGGAATCCTTGAAGTCCAGCAGGAGTTGCGGTGAAGATGTGAGGCGCGATACGTCGGCGGGGGCGTCAGTCAGCGAGGCTGAAGAAGATGTGGCTGACGCGGCGTGGAGTTGCGGAGATGATTCTGGAAGAGCCGCCTCAGTCGTTTGAGCAGCCGTATTTTGCCAGGAAGCCGGTATCGCTAACAGCAACAGCACAACAATCTGACATTGTTTCGTGAGCAACATTCTCTTCAAGACAGCCACATTCCAGCAACCCGGCTATGACCGAACCGCCGGAAATTTACAACATCACGAACAGAGTAGCGCTTTTTCCAGAACGGCCAACAAGAAAAACTGCTGTGAAACTTATCGTTCAATACCTGCCATCAGAATTGTGTTACTTGTTGAGGAACTGAGTTGCGGCGCGGGCATCCACCTGTTTCATCCAAAGCCTGCCGCCTGCCCAGGCACAAGGCAGTGCAATCACAATGATTGCGATCGGATACCAGTGAGGACCGAATGCGGGATGATTCCATGCGGAGACGGCGCCGATGATGCCCAGAACAAGGCCGATGACACCACCCCACAGGGCATGCAGCATCGGCTGGTAGGGCGCGAGGCGTGCCGTGATGTAGCTACCGAGGATGGTGTAAATGATGCGGTAGCCGGTCGCGATTAAGAGAGGCTTGTCGGTCACTGGCTGGCCAATCTGCGGAATGACGCCGATCGCGTGCATGAGCAGGTCCGTCGCGAGGGAGAGGATGACGACGGCGAAAAAACCAGCCAGAATGGCGAGGATGCTTCGGCCGGTGCGTCGCGGCATTTCTTCCATTCTTTTCCGCTCCTTTGTTGTATTTAATGGTTGATCCAGGGACCCAGGCGCGGCAGCCATCGATGTACGTTACGGCAATATTCTTCGTAGTCGGCCCCGAACTTTCCTCGCAAAGTCGGCTCCTCATAGAACCTTACAAACAGAACGACGATGAGAACAGCGATGATCGTCACCTCCAATGCAGTTCGGCTCGACCGGCCAAAGACAATCCAAAGACCAGCCCATCCCACAAAGAAGCCGAGATACATGGGATTGCGCACGTAGCGATAGAAACCAACAACAACCAGCTTCCTCGGCGGAGCCATTGGCGCCGGTGTACCGCGTCCTGTCCAGCCAAAGTCCCACACACAGCGCAGGGCTACCGCAAAGCCGAGAACGGATGGGATGACGGCGATCCACCGCCAAAGAGCCACTGCAGGTATGTCAACGCGAAAACCGAGCCACGAAGGCAAGAGCCAGAACCACAGCGCGAAGAAGGCACAGCCCACGCTGAGCGAAACGAGCGCTATAAACCACCGTTGGGTGTGATCCGGGTGCAGCGCAGTTCCGCTTGCGTTACTCATGACGGACGCCACCGGAAGTATGAACTTCCGGCTCAACCGGGCACAACTCAAAAACGATGGAGGAAGTCAGGGGCATATCTGTTCCATGCCCCTGATCTTTGGACAAGCTGTTTCGTACGGCGGTTAGTTGAGCAGATTGAAAGTGTTGGAGGCGTCGTCGACGAAAAGGACGCCATCAGAAACGGCAATCAGACCGAAAAGAGCGCCTGATCCCGGAGGGCTTCCGCTGTTGTCGACGAGCTTGGCTGCCACCTGCTTGCCCGTGAAGGGATTCGTTTCAACAATGTTGCCGTCATCTCCGTTAGCGGTGAGGATGTGGTGATTCGGCGCGAGCGCGAGACCAAGAGGGTCGTTGAGTTTGCCACCCTGAGTGACCGTGAAGCCAATGCCCGCGGAGCGGAAGCGAAAGAGCGCATTCGGAATTGCGGCGATACGATTGTTGAGGCTGTCGGCGACGTAAAGGTTTCCTGTGTCGTCGTCAAATGCGACACCAGTGGGACCGATAATCAATGCATTGGGATCAGTGCGCTCCGGGAATCCCGACGCGATTACTGTACTGTCGAAAAGCACCGGCGCATGACCATCGGAAATCGCCAGCAGCAAACGGACAACGGTTCCGTGATTCACAATGCTGCCACCGGCATCGGCGACGTTGCCATTGAGCACGTTGGTGACGAATAAGGCCGCGAGGAAGCCTCCATCCACAGCAGTCATATCCCACGGACCATTGAGATGGTGCCCGGAAATCGTCTCAACAACCTTGCCGTTGCTGTCGAGGACGATGAGACAGCCCGCACCGGTGAACTCTGTTCCCTTGTTTGCTGTGGGAAGACTGCCGACAATTACGAATCCACTCCGAAGGGCTACGAGCGCGGTCGTGAGTCCGACCCCTCCAGGGCAGTTCACTTTGGTTGGGTCGATCTGGGCGAAGAGACTGAAGGTTCCGTCGGCGGCAATCTGTACGATCGTAGTGCCTGTTCCCTGGAAGTTACCACTGTCGTTGAAGTTGCTGATAAGGAATCGCCCCGCCACCAGGCTGCCTTTCGTAGTCGGGACTCGAGCAACGCCATAGGGATTGACGTCTCCATTGGAAGGTACGGTGCTGCTCACGGTCGTAACGGTGTTGAAATTATCAATAAACGACTTATCGGCAGCGCGTGCTGCCGTGGCTAAGGTGCATAACGCCAGTGCCACTACGCCGGAGCGCAGGATGAGCGACTGTTTTTGCTGCATCATTTGTCCTCCACTTGCAACGCGAACGACGTTGCGGAACGAGATATGTTCACATTGCAGCGAAGCTACCGTAGACGTTTGCTGGCTTGGGGTTGTCACCGGATTGTCCCAATGCTGTAAATTTTCGACGCAGGATCGTGATGATTGATCGCCGCCTTGTCACAACAGGTGATAAGCGGCGGTGGCCAGCGTCTGCGGTTGGCTCCAAGCTGCGGAAAACGCTACAATCATCCATTGGAGAGAGTTTTCCCGCCTGGCCGTGAGTGCCGGCATCCGTAAAATCCCAGAACTACAGAGTAAGGAGTTTCTTTTTATGGCGATTCCCGCCACACAAATGCGTCCGGGCATGATCATCAAGCACAACAACGAGTTGCATGCCGTTTTCTCGGTAGAACACCGCACGCCCGGCAACCTGCGCGCCTTTATTCAGGCCAAGCTGCGGAACCTGCGCTCGGGCGCAATGTTCGAGCACCGCTTCCGCTCGGCCGACGCGATTGATCGCGTGGTGGTGGATGAGATTGCGATGGAGTTTCTCTACAACGACGGCGATGACTACTACTTCATGAACACGGAAAACTACGAGCAGACGCACCTGAAGCATGACACGCTGGGCGATGCGGTCGAGTATCTGACGCCGAATCTGCAGATCACGGTGTCGTTCTTTGACGGTGTGCCGGTGGGTATAGAACTGCCGCAGACGGTCGAGTTGACGATTGTCGAGACGGAGCCGGGGCTGAAGTCGGCGACCGCTTCATCTGTGACCAAGCCCGCGAAGACGGAGACGGGTCTGATTGTGCAGGTTCCTCCGTTTATCAATGAAGGCGAGAAGATTCGGGTGGATACGGCTGAAGGGGCCTACCTGAGCCGGGCGTAAGAACTTTTACAGGTTGTTACTAACGGTGCGGCTTCGGCTGCACCATTTTTGTTTTGAAGGGCAGCCGGTAGAATGCTATTTCGTAGAATGGCTATCAGTGAATCGCAAAGACCTGCAATTTCTAGCTAATACTCGTCTGCGCGAAGCGCAAGTTCTCTTCAAGTCAGGCGAGTTTAATGGGGCTTATTATCTGGCTGGCTATGCGGTTGAGTGCAGCCTCAAGGCGTGTATTGCGAAACATGTTAAGCGTCATGACTTTCCTGACAAAAAGATCGTCAATGATTCTTATACCCATGACTTGGCAACACTCGTGAAGCTAGCACATCTGGAACAGGATCGTTTAAGTCTTGCCCAAACCGATCCATCATTTCGTAAGAATTGGGACTTGATTACATTGTGGTCAGAAAAGAGTCGCTATAGCATGTATCAAGAGCTCGATTGCAGGGACTTTTTGAACGCCGTGGCAGATAAGAAGCATGGAGTCATGTCGTGGATAAAGCAGCGCTGGTAACCATGGATCTACAAAAAAGCGAAAAAATAGTGCGTGCGCTGGAAGGAAAGGGCTTTCGAGTTGCCGCGGCGATCTGGGCACACTTCCCCGAATATGAAGACTGGCGTTTTGTAATCGCGTCCAAGGATTTGGACTTGCTGAGTTTGAGTGATGCATATCTCAAGGTTAATAAAGCTCTTACTGATGCTGGTGTGAGTGTCAGGGAAACACCACCCATCTTTATTATGAGAACTACTTCTCCCTTTATTCGAGCACTGCGAAGGGTTTTCGGAAAGGCAGAGGATGTAACCGGAATGCGTTTAGGCGGTCAAATTTGGGGCGATCGTTTTCTGGAAGACGCATATGCATACAAAATCGCTTAACGGCTTAAAAGGTTAGTGTGGCCGAGTATCGGCCGTAATTGACAAGCTGTAGCTCCCGCCTTATGGTGCCTCTAACTCTGCGGAGGCATTTTCTACATGCTGAGAAGACTGGGCTCGTTGTGTCTTGGCTTAATTATTTTGAGTCGCTGGTTTCCCATGGCTGCTGCTAGCGTAGGCATCTTCGAAGGGCATCAGGATGTGGGAACGGTATTGCATGCTGGCGATGTGCAGTACGACGCGGCAAAGCAGACCTACACGATTAGCGGCAGCGGCGAAAATATGTGGCTCAAGACCGACGCGTTTCAGTTTGTGTGGAAGCGCGTTTTCGGCGATGTGATGCTAACGTCCGATATTTCTTTCATAGGCACGGGAGGGAACCCCCATCGCAAGACAGTGTTGATGATTAGGCAAAGTCTCGACGCGGATTCGCCGTATGCAGACATAGCTCTGCACGGAGTGGGGCTGACTTCGTTGCAATTTCGCCTGGAGAAGGGCGCGCTGACGCAGGAGGTGGAGGCGAGCGAGTCGGCTCCGAAGCGTCTGCGCATTGTTAAGCGGGGCGATTATCTTTACATGGTGCTGGGGGATGATTCGTCCCTCCATGCTTCGGGGGCTTCGATCAAACTGCCTCTCCACGGTGATTTCTACGTTGGGATTGGAGTGTGCTCGCACGATAAAGATGTCGTGGAGAAGGCGGTGTTTTCGAATGTCAGCCTAATGCCTTTGGCGACTTCAACGAGTAAGCTTGTGCTCTACAGTGCCCTCGAAACAGTGGCAGTAGCGTCGACGGATCGGCGAGTGTCATACGTGGCGGATGGTCGCTTTGAGGCTCCGAACTGGACACGCGATGGCAAGGCATTCCTCTTCAATCGCGAGGGTGGAATTTATCGGCTGGCGGTTGATGGTGGAAAGCCCGCGTTGATCGATACCGGATTTGCGAAGCAATGCAACAACGATCACGGGATTTCTCCGGATGGCAGGCTGTTGGCGATCAGCGACTCCTCCACAGAGGGCGGGCAATCGCAGGTCTATACGCTGCCGATTGAGGGTGGCATGCCGCAACGATTAACGGCGAAGTCGCCTTCGTACTGGCATGGGTGGTCGCCGGATGGAAAGACGATTGCGTTTACCGGGCAGCGCGATGGCGAGTTTGATATTTATGCGATTCCGGCGGCGGGAGGCGAAGAGACACGGCTGACGACAGCGAAGGGATTAGACGATGGCCCCGAGTATTCGCCGGATGGCAGGTACATCTATTTCAACTCCGAACGAAGCGGGCACATGCAGATCTGGCGGATGGCTCCGGATGGAAGCCATCAGGAGCAGGTTACCTTCGACGATTCGAACGATTGGTTTCCGCACATATCGCCAGATGGCAAGTGGATGGTATTTCTTGCCTATGAAAAGGATGTGACGGGGCATCCGCCGAGCAAGGATGTGACGCTGCAGTTGATGTCGATGGCAGATGGCAAAGTGAGCGTTCTGGCGACACTCTTCGGCGGACAGGGAACGATCAATGTTCCGTCGTGGTCGCCGGATAGTTCGCAGTTGGCATTTGTCAGCTACCAGATGCTGCCGGGAGAGGCTCTGTCCGCAAATTGATGACTGTCAGTTACCTGCGGGCGCGCTGGTAACGCTGGATTTCTGCGTGAAATGCACTAAAATTGAAGAGGACAGGACTATCTTGCTGCGGCTGGGGCTTGCCGAAGGCTGGGCAGATGGTCTGGCGCCGAGGGAATGATGTCTTCCGAACTGCGGATCAGCCCGCGTGAACGGCTGGTACTTACAACGATTATCGAGAGTTACATCGCTACGGGCGAGCCTGTGGCATCGCAGACGGTTGCGCGGCAGTTTGCCGATAAAGACGGCATGAGTTCGGCGACAATCCGGAACGTGATGGCAGCGCTCAGCGAGGCGGGACTTCTCGATCAGCCGCATACCTCGGCGGGACGTATCCCAACGGCTAAAGCTTTTCGATTCTTTGTGGAACAGCTGAGCGGCGCTACGCGGCAACTTCCGCTGACGCAGGAGCGGCGCGACCAGATCGACGACAGTTTTATCGGGGTCAGCAGCAGCCAGAGGTTTCTGGAGCGTACCTCGCATGTGCTGGCGCTGATTTCGAGCGGCGTGGGCGTAGCGCTGGCGTCATCGACTGAAGTACATGCCCTGGAACACATACACTTTACGCGGCTTACCGCAGGACGCGTTCTCGCCGTTGTGGTGACCAAAGCCGGTCTTGTCATGGACCGCATTCTGATGCTCGACCGCGATCTGACACACGTAGAACTCGAAGCATCGGCGCGCTTCCTGAACGAAAATTTTCATGGCTGGTCGATTGACCTCATTCGTACCGAGCTGACCCGCCGAATGGAGCAAGAGCGCAATGAGTACGATCGCCTCATGGGTTCGGTAAATGAGCTTTGCCGCAAGGGCGCCCTCGACGCGGACGGTGGTCTGCAGATGATTTTCGTTGAAGGCGTAGCGAATCTGCTGGCGAGCGAACTGGACCGGGAGCGCTTGCGCCTGATGATGGCCGCGCTCGAAGCGAAGCAGCGTATGGTCGAACTGCTGAACGCGTATGTGGACGCGCATCAGCATACGGTGCGCGTAGTAGTTGGGTTGGAAGAGGCGATTCCGGGGATGCAGAATCTTGTGCTGATCGGTTCGCCAGCAAGACTGGGTGAAAACAACTTCGGAACGGTTGCGGTAATTGGTCCTACACGGATTCAATACCAGGAGACGATCAATGCCGTTTCCTACATAGCACAGCTTTCGGACAAGATTTTCCAACCTCCTCAGTAGGCATCTAAAAAACAGGTAAGGCGTGGGGCGACGGGGAAGGCGTGCCGCAGTAGAGGTTTTGAAATATGAGAAGAAAATCGTGGGACGAGATCACAGTGAACGAAGAACAGAATAAAGAGCAGAATGTTGAGCCAAGCC
This genomic window contains:
- a CDS encoding GMC oxidoreductase; amino-acid sequence: MSQGIPAKKVYDVCIIGSGAGGGTAAKVLAEGGLNVVMLEAGPTLNPEKDFKEHVWPYELPHRGADVGGRARHELNTEFMSPNGFWEIEGEPYTTAPGSSFRWFRSRIEGGRTNHWGRIALRFGPADFKARSTDGMGDDWPITYEELAPYYDKVEAYIGVFGSKENVPNAPDGVFLPPPKPRCTETLVKKACDHLNITCIPSRLAILTQPVNGRAACHYCAQCGRGCITASNFSSSQVMIPPAQATGRFTLIPNAMAREIVLGKNGKAEGVTYIDKTTRSENQVRARAFVVAASACETARLFLNSRSSSFPDGIANSSGVAGRYLTDSVGTHLAGYFPQLEKVPAHNHDGVGGMHLYMPWWRVGQKNDFLRGYHIEFGGGRHMPGVGEFDGVCAEHEGYGVSLKQKCRSSYGNVIGFAGRGEMIPNENSYCDIDPNVVDRWGIPVLRFHWQWGENELKMAAHMQETFRSIIETAGGTVLTPHRDASDEGHAAEEKPVVDPALVGKSSISEGGTIIHELGTVRMGNNLKTSVLNENCQAHEVKNLFVADAAPFVTNPDKNPTLTIMALSWRTSEYLLDQAKKGEI
- a CDS encoding gluconate 2-dehydrogenase subunit 3 family protein — protein: MSGHSISRRNVLKSLSMGAVAGSVLRVIPLEAAEYAHGIIATEKADGKTAYTPKFFPPQQYKTLEALCGTIFPADADCGGAVEAGAPEFIDLLTSENPEYQLKLGGGIMWLDATCVDRYGKGYLECDPQQQKEILDRIAYRKNALSDASLSQGISFFAFLRDLTADGFFTSKIGIEYLGYIGNTYLTEFPGCPPVPGV
- a CDS encoding c-type cytochrome, coding for MMNCLRMFTVPRNLMIAALGALVFLTAGPAARSQTAPSTDAAGTFKSKCAVCHGADGAGTALGTRMHAPDLRSKEVQDQTPEALTKVITSGKNNMPAFGNRLDKDQIQKLVDYVKTLHTDSGAK
- a CDS encoding Gfo/Idh/MocA family protein, whose protein sequence is MKKIGMGLVGPGFVGAHHIDAVRRLGDVDVVAIAGSSRKSVDQKARAYKVERAYDDYRALIADPDIHVIHNTTPNHLHFPVIMAALAAGKHVISDKPLAVNADEGRQLHEAAVAAKVANVVTFNYRGNPLVQQARLMIAKGDAGDLSFVHGFYLQDWMTNPNVFSWRSDPTKGGVSSALGDIGSHWCDLAEHVSGLKIDSVLADLTTVIPVRYSSSASAEAFSKESSGERTPVQVGAEDLASVLLRFENGTRGSFSVGQVLPGHKNDVQLEINGRKLSLKWRQEEQNELWIGHQDKPNCVMMKDPSLVLPEVQPYVHLPGGHQEAWSDAFFNLIRDAYDWVRGGAAPDAKPALLPTFADGYRSTRLVEAMLKSHAAGGVWTKIQPA
- a CDS encoding methyltransferase family protein, producing the protein MSNASGTALHPDHTQRWFIALVSLSVGCAFFALWFWLLPSWLGFRVDIPAVALWRWIAVIPSVLGFAVALRCVWDFGWTGRGTPAPMAPPRKLVVVGFYRYVRNPMYLGFFVGWAGLWIVFGRSSRTALEVTIIAVLIVVLFVRFYEEPTLRGKFGADYEEYCRNVHRWLPRLGPWINH
- the efp gene encoding elongation factor P: MAIPATQMRPGMIIKHNNELHAVFSVEHRTPGNLRAFIQAKLRNLRSGAMFEHRFRSADAIDRVVVDEIAMEFLYNDGDDYYFMNTENYEQTHLKHDTLGDAVEYLTPNLQITVSFFDGVPVGIELPQTVELTIVETEPGLKSATASSVTKPAKTETGLIVQVPPFINEGEKIRVDTAEGAYLSRA
- a CDS encoding HEPN domain-containing protein — translated: MNRKDLQFLANTRLREAQVLFKSGEFNGAYYLAGYAVECSLKACIAKHVKRHDFPDKKIVNDSYTHDLATLVKLAHLEQDRLSLAQTDPSFRKNWDLITLWSEKSRYSMYQELDCRDFLNAVADKKHGVMSWIKQRW
- a CDS encoding TolB family protein — translated: MLRRLGSLCLGLIILSRWFPMAAASVGIFEGHQDVGTVLHAGDVQYDAAKQTYTISGSGENMWLKTDAFQFVWKRVFGDVMLTSDISFIGTGGNPHRKTVLMIRQSLDADSPYADIALHGVGLTSLQFRLEKGALTQEVEASESAPKRLRIVKRGDYLYMVLGDDSSLHASGASIKLPLHGDFYVGIGVCSHDKDVVEKAVFSNVSLMPLATSTSKLVLYSALETVAVASTDRRVSYVADGRFEAPNWTRDGKAFLFNREGGIYRLAVDGGKPALIDTGFAKQCNNDHGISPDGRLLAISDSSTEGGQSQVYTLPIEGGMPQRLTAKSPSYWHGWSPDGKTIAFTGQRDGEFDIYAIPAAGGEETRLTTAKGLDDGPEYSPDGRYIYFNSERSGHMQIWRMAPDGSHQEQVTFDDSNDWFPHISPDGKWMVFLAYEKDVTGHPPSKDVTLQLMSMADGKVSVLATLFGGQGTINVPSWSPDSSQLAFVSYQMLPGEALSAN
- the hrcA gene encoding heat-inducible transcriptional repressor HrcA; amino-acid sequence: MSSELRISPRERLVLTTIIESYIATGEPVASQTVARQFADKDGMSSATIRNVMAALSEAGLLDQPHTSAGRIPTAKAFRFFVEQLSGATRQLPLTQERRDQIDDSFIGVSSSQRFLERTSHVLALISSGVGVALASSTEVHALEHIHFTRLTAGRVLAVVVTKAGLVMDRILMLDRDLTHVELEASARFLNENFHGWSIDLIRTELTRRMEQERNEYDRLMGSVNELCRKGALDADGGLQMIFVEGVANLLASELDRERLRLMMAALEAKQRMVELLNAYVDAHQHTVRVVVGLEEAIPGMQNLVLIGSPARLGENNFGTVAVIGPTRIQYQETINAVSYIAQLSDKIFQPPQ